The following DNA comes from Gordonia zhaorongruii.
GCGCGGAACGCTGGTGTCGTTCGACCCCGCGGACCCGACAGGTCCGGTGCGAACCGAGGTGCGCGGACTCGGCATGCCCAACGGACTGGCCATCGCGGACGACGGCGCGATGTACGTGGCCGATTCGAGCCTCGGCGTCGTCAGGATCGGCGCGGACAAGAAGATCGATCGCGGCTGGACCGCTCGCGCACCGCGGAACCTCGCACCGACGCGGACGGTGAACGGGACATCCATGAACGGCATCGTCATCATCGACGACGCCGCCTACGTGACGATGACGTCCAGCCTCAGCGGGCGGATTCTGCGGGTTCCGCTCGATCGACCGGAGAAGACCACCGCGGCAGTCGATCTCACCGAACCGCTGCCGGGGATCGTCGATGACGTCACGGCACTGGACGATCGGACCATCGCGGCCGCGAGCACCACCGGGCAGGTGATCATCGCCGATCTGAAGACCCGTGATCGGTGCACGATCTCCGTCGGCCGGCCGGTGACCTCGCTCGTCGAGCGAGCCGACGGCGCCCTCGTGGCGGGCTCGGAGACGGGGGAGGTCGTGGAGATCACCGGAGTCGGCCGCTCAGTGGGGTAGCGGCCGCATCCGGTTGAGGGAATCGCGGGTGGTCGGTAGGTGATTTCGACTCGGACGTCGCTTCGCTCCGCCCGGCTCAATCCTCGAGGAGAAGTCCCGGTCTAGCGAGGAGAAGCCCCGCTCGAGTCGAGGCGCGTCCGGCTCGAGCGGACTCTCCCCTCGATGATTGAGCGAGCGGAGCGAGTCGAAATCCGGTCCTCACTTCGGCGTGCAGATCACGACGGGGATCGTTCGCTCCGTCCACGCATCGTAGGTGTCGAAATCGGCGTACATATCAACGAGACGGGGCCACAGCCTCTCCCGCTCCGCGTCATCGGCCACATGAGCCACGTAATCGGTTGTGGCGGCGCCGATCTGAATGCTCACATGTGGGTCGTTGCGTACGTTGTGGTACCACGCCGGATTCTTCGGCTGACCGCCCTGCGATGCGACGAGGACTATCGAGTCGGCGTCGGCCATGTAGAGCAGCGGTACCGTGCGCTGCTGACCCGATTTCCGGCCGGTCGTGGTCAGCAGGCAGACGGGTGTGGGTCTGCGGAACGCTGATCCCACCCGCCACCGGTTGCCCAATCTGCCGCCGGACAGCTGGTACAGGCGGGTGTTCAGCCGCGAGCCGTACTTGATGAGCCCGCCGACTATCGGCGAGTCCAACTGGGCAGGACGGGAATCGGGATCCATCAGCGGCATGGGCCGTCAGATCCGCTCGAGGATGGTGGCCGTCGACAGCGCACCACCCGCGCACATGGTGACCAGCGCGTGCTCGCCGTCGGTGCGCTCGAGCTCGTGCAGTGCCGTGGTGATGAGACGTGATCCGGTGCTGCCGACCGGGTGGCCGAGCGCGATCGCGCCGCCGTTCACGTTCACCTTGTCCATGTCGGCGTTGTGGACCTGAGCCCAGCTGAGGACCACGGAGGCGAAGGCCTCATTGATCTCGACGACGTCGATGTCGTTCAGGCTCATGCCCGACTTCGCCAGAACTCGTTCCGTCGACTGCACCGGTCCGTCCAGGTGGTAGTACGGCTCGGCGCCGACCAGGGCCTGGGTCTTGATGCGTGCGCGCGGGGTGAGTCCGAGCTGACGGGCCTTGTCCTCGTCCATGATCAGGACAGCAGCCGCACCATCCGAGATCTGCGACGCCGTGCCTGCCGTGTGGATTCCGCCGTCGAGAACGGGCTTCAGTCCGGCGATGGAATCGGCCGTCGTCTCCCGAAGGCCCTGGTCCTTGGTGACCTCGAGGGTCTCGCCGGTGAGTTCGCCTTCCTTGGTGCGCTCGGGGGCTTTAACCGTCAGCACCTCGCGGTCGAACCGACCTTCGTCCCATGCGCGCTTGGCGTTGGCCTGCGAACGGACGCCGAGTGCGTCGACATCGGCGCGCGAGATGTCCCGGCGCCGGGCGATGCGCTCGGCGGCCTCGAACTGGTTCGGCATGTCGATGTCCCACGACTCCGGGCGACGCGGACCCGCATCGGTTCCGACGTTCGCGCCGAGCGGCACATGCGACATGGCCTCGACGCCGCAGGCGACGCCGACGTCGATCGCACCCGCGGAGATGAGCCCGGCGATCATGTGGTTGGCCTGCTGTGCCGAACCGCACTGGCAGTCGATGGTGGTGGCGCCGGTCTGCCAGGGGAGGCCCGCGTGGAGCCATGCGGTCCGCGTCACGTTGTTGCCTTGTTCGCCGACCTGCATGACGCAGCCGCCGACGACCTGCTCGACCAATGCCGGGTCGATGCCGGCGCGCGCGAGCACTCCGGTCTGCGCCGCCCCGAGAAGCTCGGCGGCGTGCAGCCCCGACAGCCATCCCCTGCGCTTGCCGATCGGTGTGCGAGCCGCTTCGACGATTACCGGTACACCCATGCGTTCTGTCCTCTCAAGAAGATTGCTTACTCCAAAACTAGAACAAGTTATTGTTCACGTCTATCCAGTGTGGCAGAGTGTGACGTACGCAAACTGTAACGAGTTCTCATAGACCGATGGGGGCTCGCGAGCCCCGAAATGAGGTGATGGCGTGACCCAGGCGCAGAGCGTAAATGCTGCGGGTTCGTCGCAGGAATCTGCGGGCAAGTGCCCGTTCATGGAGCAGGAGGGGTGGGACTTCACAAACCCCGACCTGCTGCACGAAGGTGTCCCGGTGAAGGAGTTCGCCGAACTCCGTAAGACCGCGCC
Coding sequences within:
- a CDS encoding steroid 3-ketoacyl-CoA thiolase, which codes for MGVPVIVEAARTPIGKRRGWLSGLHAAELLGAAQTGVLARAGIDPALVEQVVGGCVMQVGEQGNNVTRTAWLHAGLPWQTGATTIDCQCGSAQQANHMIAGLISAGAIDVGVACGVEAMSHVPLGANVGTDAGPRRPESWDIDMPNQFEAAERIARRRDISRADVDALGVRSQANAKRAWDEGRFDREVLTVKAPERTKEGELTGETLEVTKDQGLRETTADSIAGLKPVLDGGIHTAGTASQISDGAAAVLIMDEDKARQLGLTPRARIKTQALVGAEPYYHLDGPVQSTERVLAKSGMSLNDIDVVEINEAFASVVLSWAQVHNADMDKVNVNGGAIALGHPVGSTGSRLITTALHELERTDGEHALVTMCAGGALSTATILERI
- a CDS encoding SMP-30/gluconolactonase/LRE family protein, with product MHRITTTASAGMLAGIAMLGTLAAAPAHAATGACADASVRSLIPASPPVASWAENVTYDDAGDLWVSRTLANVIDRYDTEGRRTATIHVTAPGAVRQGADGRMYAASGATPINLIPTLRRGTLVSFDPADPTGPVRTEVRGLGMPNGLAIADDGAMYVADSSLGVVRIGADKKIDRGWTARAPRNLAPTRTVNGTSMNGIVIIDDAAYVTMTSSLSGRILRVPLDRPEKTTAAVDLTEPLPGIVDDVTALDDRTIAAASTTGQVIIADLKTRDRCTISVGRPVTSLVERADGALVAGSETGEVVEITGVGRSVG
- a CDS encoding nitroreductase family deazaflavin-dependent oxidoreductase, with the translated sequence MDPDSRPAQLDSPIVGGLIKYGSRLNTRLYQLSGGRLGNRWRVGSAFRRPTPVCLLTTTGRKSGQQRTVPLLYMADADSIVLVASQGGQPKNPAWYHNVRNDPHVSIQIGAATTDYVAHVADDAERERLWPRLVDMYADFDTYDAWTERTIPVVICTPK